The region CAAAGGCCTCATCCAGCTGTGCGTATATCTGATCGTGCCGGAACCCTTCCAGTCGTATGCTCGCGGAAGGGCAGGTTGCCGCACATCCTCCGCAGCCTTTGCACAGAATGGGGTTGACGAAACATTTTTCCTTTTTCTCGTCATACGAAATAGCGCCGTAGGGGCATACCTCTATGCAGCCCTGACAGCCGACACACTTGTCTTCTATGATCTGTGCGATTGTCGCATCAGTCGCCAGCTTATCCTTGGACAGAATCGTTGCTGCCCTTCCTGCAGCGCCATACGCCTGGCTGACGGCTTCCGATATGTGCTTGGGATAGTGCGCTGTACCGCAAAGGAAGACCCCGCTTGATGCAAAGTCAACAGGTCTTAATTTTGCGTGGGCTTCCTGGAAGAAACCGTCAGGGTTGAGGGGCGCTTTGAACAGTTTGGACAGTTCCTGAATTGACCCTGAAGGAATCGTGGCGGCTGACAGAACCAGCGTATCAGCATCCAGTTCGAGTTGCTTTCCCAGAACAGGATCGGTTACTGTGACTTTGAGAACAGAACGACCATCCTCCGCTTTTCCCGCTTTCACCTGCGGTTTGTCCTGCGGCTCGTAGCGGATAAACCTTACGCCTTTGTTTGCAGCTTCGCGGTAGTAATCCTCTTTGAGGCCATAGGTCCTCATGTCGCGGAAAAGAACATACATATCCATGTCGGGATTTTTTTCCTTCAGCTTCAGCGCATTCTTTATCGCATGGCCGCAGCATATCCGGCTGCAATAGTTTCTCTCTTCATCCCTGCAGCCGACACACTGTATCATCACCAGGCTTTGTGAGTTGATCACCTTTTCGTCGTCATCGGCGATCTTCTCCTCCAGTTCCAGCTGGGTCATTACCCTGTCGTCTTTTCCGCACAGATACTCGCTGGGCTTATATTCTTCTGCACCGACTGCGAGGATGACTATGCCATGATGAATCTCTTTCGTCATCCAATCGGCCTTCACTGTGGTCGTAAAGTTTCCCACATAGCCGGAGACCTCAGTGATGGCTGCATCGGTAATCACGTGGATTGCCGGGTGTTTATAGACCTTGCGGACAAGATCATGGAGATATGTCTGAACATCCAGACCCTCCAGCGTATAATAAATTCTTCTGGCCATGCCTCCAAGGTCCGATTCTTTTTCCAACAGGTAGACCTCGAATCCCTGACCCGCCAGACTCATGGCACTGGTCATACCGGCCACCCCTCCTCCGATGACCAGGGCTCTCTTGTCCACAGAGACTTCAAGTTCCTTGAGGGGCTTTGAGAGAGTGGAGCGGGCCACGGTCATGCGGACAATATCTTTTGCTTTCTCGGTTGCAAGGGCTGGTTCCCGGGAATGTACCCAGGAGCAATGCTCCCTGATATTGGCCATGTCAAAGAAGTACGGGTTGATTCCACCTTCCCGGAGCGTGTCTCTAAACAGCGGTTCGTGCGTACGCGGCGTGCAGGCCGCGACCACCACCCGATTGAGTCCCTTCTCGCGGATTGTCGTAGCTATTCTCTTGGCAGTGTCTGTGGAGCAGGCAAAAAGTGCTTCCTGTGCGTGGACCACATTTTTCAATCCTTTGGCGTATTCTACCACCGAGGGAACGTTTACCACCCTCCCGATGTTAGCGCCGCAATGACAGACGAAGACGCCTACCCGGGGATTCTCCCCGGTCACATCTCGCTCCTCGGGATATTCCCTCGCCAACGCCAGATCTCCTCGCCTGTAAGCAAGCAGTTGACCGCACAGCGCTTCAGCACCGCTGGCGCTCATAACCGATTCGGGAATATCAATAGGACCCTGGAAAGCTCCGCTCATAAAAATTCCGGGACGTGAGGTCTCGATCGGATTGACGGGATTAGTTTTGCAGAACCCTTGAGGGGTCAGTTCAATGCCGAACGTGTCGGCCATCTTCTTCGCATCCTCCGGCGGGTTCAGGCCTACGGACAAAACAACAAGATCGAACTCCTCTTCCTTTACCCCGTCTTCATATGTCGAGTACCGGATTGAGACGTTCTTATTCTCCGGGTTCTCGTTGCCGATTGAGACATAGCTTCGTATGAAGCGGACGCCGGGAAGGTTCTCTGTCCTCTGGTAGAATCGTTCGAAATCCTTGCCGAACGCGCGAACGTCGTTATGGAATATCGTGCATTCAGCGTCTGCGTCATGGTCTTTTGTCAGAATGACCTGTTTTTGGGTATAGGCGCAGCACACTGCCGAACAATAGCTGTTGCCTCCTTCAATCACCTGCCGGGATCCGACACACTGGATCCAGGCTATTTTGTGGGGATGCTTTTTGTCTGAAGTACGCCGTATCTCACCTTCGTATGGTCCGGTGGCGCAGAGTATCCGTTCGTAATCGAGACTGGTGACCACGTTTTCCATGGTTCCGTAGCCATAGTCGTTCCGAAGCTTGGGATCGAACACATCAAAGCCGGGAGACAGAATTATCGCTCCCACCTCTAGTTCCATTCTGCGCGGTTTCTGGTAAAGGTCAATAGCGCTGTTCTTGCACACACCCGCGCAGATCTGACATCTCTCCTCCTTAAGGAAAGAGCATTTTTCCCGGTCTATGTAGGTGACAAGAGGAACCGCCTGGGAAAAATATATGTGGACAGCTTTGTTCAACGATAAATTCTGATTGTACTCGTCCTCGACCTTGACCGGACAGTACTCTACACAGACACCGCAGCCCGTGCACTGCTCCGCATCAATGTACCGGGGCTTCTCAACCAGGGTGACGTTGAATTCGCCCGCTTCCCCTTCCACCCTTTCAACCTCGGTATAGGTCAGGATTTCTATATTGGGGTGCCTGCTGCATTCAATGAATTTCGGAGATTCAATGCACATGGAACAGTCATTGGTGGGAAAGGTCTTGTCGAGCTGGGCCATATGGCCGCCGAGAGCGGGTGATTTTTCAACCAGGTACACCTTCAGCCCTGTCTCAGCCAGATCGAGGGCGGCCTGGATGCCGCTGATACCCGCGCCGACAACCATGACGTCACCGGTACGGCTCTCTGGTAGACTCTCGGGAAGCTGCTCAACTTCTTCTTTTTCGGCTAGTTGTTTTTCCACGTTTCTATGCCCTCGTCACGTTTCTTCGTTTCCTACATCACTTCCTGCACTATCTCCGTTATAT is a window of Syntrophorhabdales bacterium DNA encoding:
- a CDS encoding CoB--CoM heterodisulfide reductase iron-sulfur subunit A family protein, which produces MEKQLAEKEEVEQLPESLPESRTGDVMVVGAGISGIQAALDLAETGLKVYLVEKSPALGGHMAQLDKTFPTNDCSMCIESPKFIECSRHPNIEILTYTEVERVEGEAGEFNVTLVEKPRYIDAEQCTGCGVCVEYCPVKVEDEYNQNLSLNKAVHIYFSQAVPLVTYIDREKCSFLKEERCQICAGVCKNSAIDLYQKPRRMELEVGAIILSPGFDVFDPKLRNDYGYGTMENVVTSLDYERILCATGPYEGEIRRTSDKKHPHKIAWIQCVGSRQVIEGGNSYCSAVCCAYTQKQVILTKDHDADAECTIFHNDVRAFGKDFERFYQRTENLPGVRFIRSYVSIGNENPENKNVSIRYSTYEDGVKEEEFDLVVLSVGLNPPEDAKKMADTFGIELTPQGFCKTNPVNPIETSRPGIFMSGAFQGPIDIPESVMSASGAEALCGQLLAYRRGDLALAREYPEERDVTGENPRVGVFVCHCGANIGRVVNVPSVVEYAKGLKNVVHAQEALFACSTDTAKRIATTIREKGLNRVVVAACTPRTHEPLFRDTLREGGINPYFFDMANIREHCSWVHSREPALATEKAKDIVRMTVARSTLSKPLKELEVSVDKRALVIGGGVAGMTSAMSLAGQGFEVYLLEKESDLGGMARRIYYTLEGLDVQTYLHDLVRKVYKHPAIHVITDAAITEVSGYVGNFTTTVKADWMTKEIHHGIVILAVGAEEYKPSEYLCGKDDRVMTQLELEEKIADDDEKVINSQSLVMIQCVGCRDEERNYCSRICCGHAIKNALKLKEKNPDMDMYVLFRDMRTYGLKEDYYREAANKGVRFIRYEPQDKPQVKAGKAEDGRSVLKVTVTDPVLGKQLELDADTLVLSAATIPSGSIQELSKLFKAPLNPDGFFQEAHAKLRPVDFASSGVFLCGTAHYPKHISEAVSQAYGAAGRAATILSKDKLATDATIAQIIEDKCVGCQGCIEVCPYGAISYDEKKEKCFVNPILCKGCGGCAATCPSASIRLEGFRHDQIYAQLDEAFA